ACGCCGCAGGTCGTCCTGGCCTCCAGCAACCGCTGCCACACGGCCTCTGTGGCGGAGATGTCCAGCCCCTGGGTGGGCTGCTCGGCCACAAGGAGCCGGGGACGGCGCAACAGCTCGCGCCCAAGGACGAATTTCTGCAAATTGCCGCCCGAAAGCTGCCAGGCTTGCAAGCCGATGCGGCCAGGCAGCACGTTGTGCTCGCGCACGATGTCCCGCGCGGCCTCCCGGGCCCTGGCGCGGTCCAGCCACACGCCCTTTGAGAACCCCGCCCGCGTGGTCAAAAGCAGGTTGTCCGTCAGGTCGAAGCTGCGGCAGGTGGCCAGCCCGGCGCGGTCCTCCGGCACCCAGGCCAGGGCGCCGTCCCAGTCGTAATGCTTGTAGAATTCGTCCCAGCCGTGGCCCAGCAACTCCACCTGCCCGCCCTGGGGACGCGTAAGTCCGCAGATGGTTTCCACAAGCTGCTGCTGCCCGTTGCCCGCCACGCCCACCACGGCCAGTATCTCGCCCTGGCGCAGGCTTAAGGACACGTCGTCCAGCCCCTCGCCGGAAAGCCCGCGCACGTCCAGCACCAGCGGCCCCGGCGCAACGGCCTCGCGCGGGATGTCCAGCACGACGTCGCGGCCCACCATGCGCCGGGCCAGCTCCGCCGGGCTGGCAACCTCGGAGGCCGTGAACTCGCCCTCGATGCGCCCCTTGCGCAGGATGGCGATCTCGTCGGCCACGGAGAGCACTTCCTCCATCTTGTGGGAGATGAACACCACAGCCTTGCCCTGGGCGCTCATGGACCGCAGGGCGGCGAACAGGGCGTCGGCCTCCGGCGGGGTGAGCACCGCTGTCGGCTCGTCGAAAATCAGCACGCGGCTTTCGCGGTAGAGCAGCTTCAGAATCTCCACGCGCTGGCGCTCGCCCATGGAGAGATCGCCCACGCGGGCGCGCACATCCAGGGCCAGGCCGAAGCGCTCGGCCAGGCCGCCGACGGCCTCGCGCATTTCCTTCGGGCTCAGGAGCAATGCGCCCTCCTGCCCCAGCAGCACGTTCTCGGCAACGGTCATGTTCTCCACCAGCATGAAGTGCTGGTAGACCATGCCAATGCCCATGGCGATGGCCTGGCGCGGGGAGTCGAAATCCACACGCTCCCCGGCGATCTCCAAATGCCCGGCATCGGGCTTAAAGCGGCCCGCCA
This genomic stretch from Humidesulfovibrio mexicanus harbors:
- a CDS encoding ABC transporter ATP-binding protein — protein: MSANATLPRTDIAAADTLPLARLCGLTKRYGRVLANDSITLSIMPGRIKALLGENGAGKSTLMAMLAGRFKPDAGHLEIAGERVDFDSPRQAIAMGIGMVYQHFMLVENMTVAENVLLGQEGALLLSPKEMREAVGGLAERFGLALDVRARVGDLSMGERQRVEILKLLYRESRVLIFDEPTAVLTPPEADALFAALRSMSAQGKAVVFISHKMEEVLSVADEIAILRKGRIEGEFTASEVASPAELARRMVGRDVVLDIPREAVAPGPLVLDVRGLSGEGLDDVSLSLRQGEILAVVGVAGNGQQQLVETICGLTRPQGGQVELLGHGWDEFYKHYDWDGALAWVPEDRAGLATCRSFDLTDNLLLTTRAGFSKGVWLDRARAREAARDIVREHNVLPGRIGLQAWQLSGGNLQKFVLGRELLRRPRLLVAEQPTQGLDISATEAVWQRLLEARTTCGVLLVTGDLSEALALADRVAVLFRGRVMGLFPTGDAAQVDQIGQLMAGLSA